The Comamonas testosteroni genome contains the following window.
ACGGTGGGCCTTGTGATGGCTTTGGAACAGCAGGGCCACATCCAGCACGGGCTTTTGCAGCAGGCCGCTACCAGCACCCAACTGGTAGGCGTTGATGGCCTCATGCTCCAGCCCCAGGGCCACATTGAGGATGGATACATCCTTGGCTGGATCATTGCCCATGCCTTGGGCCAGAGCCTCGTTGCCTGCCAACATGGCGACCGCCACGGCCGACAAAGTGCCGGTGGTGCCAAGAAATCCGCGACGCGAGGCCATGGGCGAGGCATGGCCTTCAAACAGATGGATGCTCATGATGACTCCTAATTGGATGTGGGGATCTGTCGGCCTTTGCGATGTCCGACACTTGGAATACGCATCCTTTGGCGCGGTGGATTCAAGTTTCTGAAAACTTTTTCAGCCATTTCGCGCGTTGTCCAAATCCAGTGGCTGGGTTGCTGCGTATAGGTGATTACCAGGAACTGCAACATGCCTTGGCAGTTATCCAACAGCACAACATGAAGCAGGTCCTACTGATCAAAATGGCTGCATGAGCGCCCAAACACCGGACAACCAACTGATGGACTTGATCGACCGCGTAGCAACCCGGGACGAGGTTGCTCTGAAGCTGCTGTACGACCAGACCGCCTCGCGGCTGTATGGCCTGGCTCTGCGCATACTTGGTAACAAGGAGTGGGCAGAGGATGTGCTGCAGGAGAGCTTTCTGGGAATCTGGCGCAGTGCGCAGACCTACCGGGAGTCGCTCAGCCCGCCCCTGGCCTGGATGGGCATGCTGGTGCGCAGCCGGGCCCTGGACTTTTTGCGCCGGCGCAGAGCCGAGCGCCTGCATCTCAATGTATCGATTGAGGACTTTGAGGAGTTGCCCCAGGACAAGGACACGCAAGGGCCAATGCAACTGGTGGAAGCAAGTGAACAAGCCGTGGTCTTGCACCAGTG
Protein-coding sequences here:
- a CDS encoding sigma-70 family RNA polymerase sigma factor, producing the protein MSAQTPDNQLMDLIDRVATRDEVALKLLYDQTASRLYGLALRILGNKEWAEDVLQESFLGIWRSAQTYRESLSPPLAWMGMLVRSRALDFLRRRRAERLHLNVSIEDFEELPQDKDTQGPMQLVEASEQAVVLHQCLEKLEQPQRQVVSLAYLNDLSHSELASSLKLPLGTVKTWMRRSLEQLRKCMARHV